A stretch of Homo sapiens chromosome 12, GRCh38.p14 Primary Assembly DNA encodes these proteins:
- the PIANP gene encoding PILR alpha-associated neural protein isoform X1, giving the protein MESRMWPALLLSHLLPLWPLLLLPLPPPAQGSSSSPRTPPAPARPPCARGGPSAPRHVCVWERAPPPSRSPRVPRSRRQVLPGTAPPATPSGFEEGPPSSQYPWAIVWGPTVSREDGGDPNSANPGFLDYGFAAPHGLATPHPNSDSMRGDGDGLILGEAPATLRPFLFGGRGEGVDPQLYVTITISIIIVLVATGIIFKFCWDRSQKRRRPSGQQGALRQEESQQPLTDLSPAGVTVLGAFGDSPTPTPDHEEPRGGPRPGMPHPKGAPAFQLNRNLVLVR; this is encoded by the exons ATGGAGTCCAGGATGTG GCCTGCGCTGCTGCTgtcccacctcctccctctctggccACTGCTGTTGCTGCCCCTCCCACCGCCTGCTCAGGGCTCTTCATCCTCCCCTCGAACCCCACCAGCCCCAGCCCGCCCCCCGTGTGCCAGGGGAGGCCCCTCGGCCCCACGTCATGTGTGCGTGTGGGAGCGAGCACCTCCACCAAGCCGATCTCCTCGGGTCCCAAGATCACGTCGGCAAGTCCTGCCTGGCACTGCACCCCCAGCCACCCCATCAGGCTTTGAGGAGGGGCCGCCCTCATCCCAATACCCCTGGGCTATCGTGTGGGGTCCCACCGTGTCTCGAGAGGATGGAGGGGACCCCAACTCTGCCAATCCCGGATTTCTGGACTATGGTTTTGCAGCCCCTCATGGGCTCGCAACCCCACACCCCAACTCAGACTCCATGCGAGGTGATGGAGATGGGCTTATCCTTggagaggcacctgccaccctgcGGCCATTCCTGTTCGGGGGCCGTGGGGAAG GTGTGGACCCCCAGCTCTATGTCACAATTACCATCTCCATCATCATTGTTCTCGTGGCCACTGGCATCATCTTCAAGTTCTG CTGGGACCGCAGCCAGAAGCGACGCAGACCCTCAGGGCAGCAAGgtgccctgaggcaggaggagagccAGCAGCCACTGACAGACCTGTCCCCGGCTGGAGTCACTGTGCTGGGGGCCTTCGGGGACTCACCTACCCCCACCCCTGACCATGAGGAGCCCCGAGGGGGACCCCGGCCTGGGATGCCCCACCCCAAGGGGGCTCCAGCCTTCCAGTTGAACCG GAATCTAGTCCTTGTCAGGTGA
- the PIANP gene encoding PILR alpha-associated neural protein isoform a precursor (isoform a precursor is encoded by transcript variant 1), translating to MESRMWPALLLSHLLPLWPLLLLPLPPPAQGSSSSPRTPPAPARPPCARGGPSAPRHVCVWERAPPPSRSPRVPRSRRQVLPGTAPPATPSGFEEGPPSSQYPWAIVWGPTVSREDGGDPNSANPGFLDYGFAAPHGLATPHPNSDSMRGDGDGLILGEAPATLRPFLFGGRGEGVDPQLYVTITISIIIVLVATGIIFKFCWDRSQKRRRPSGQQGALRQEESQQPLTDLSPAGVTVLGAFGDSPTPTPDHEEPRGGPRPGMPHPKGAPAFQLNRIPLVNL from the exons ATGGAGTCCAGGATGTG GCCTGCGCTGCTGCTgtcccacctcctccctctctggccACTGCTGTTGCTGCCCCTCCCACCGCCTGCTCAGGGCTCTTCATCCTCCCCTCGAACCCCACCAGCCCCAGCCCGCCCCCCGTGTGCCAGGGGAGGCCCCTCGGCCCCACGTCATGTGTGCGTGTGGGAGCGAGCACCTCCACCAAGCCGATCTCCTCGGGTCCCAAGATCACGTCGGCAAGTCCTGCCTGGCACTGCACCCCCAGCCACCCCATCAGGCTTTGAGGAGGGGCCGCCCTCATCCCAATACCCCTGGGCTATCGTGTGGGGTCCCACCGTGTCTCGAGAGGATGGAGGGGACCCCAACTCTGCCAATCCCGGATTTCTGGACTATGGTTTTGCAGCCCCTCATGGGCTCGCAACCCCACACCCCAACTCAGACTCCATGCGAGGTGATGGAGATGGGCTTATCCTTggagaggcacctgccaccctgcGGCCATTCCTGTTCGGGGGCCGTGGGGAAG GTGTGGACCCCCAGCTCTATGTCACAATTACCATCTCCATCATCATTGTTCTCGTGGCCACTGGCATCATCTTCAAGTTCTG CTGGGACCGCAGCCAGAAGCGACGCAGACCCTCAGGGCAGCAAGgtgccctgaggcaggaggagagccAGCAGCCACTGACAGACCTGTCCCCGGCTGGAGTCACTGTGCTGGGGGCCTTCGGGGACTCACCTACCCCCACCCCTGACCATGAGGAGCCCCGAGGGGGACCCCGGCCTGGGATGCCCCACCCCAAGGGGGCTCCAGCCTTCCAGTTGAACCG GATTCCCCTGGTGAATCTGTGA
- the PIANP gene encoding PILR alpha-associated neural protein isoform b precursor (isoform b precursor is encoded by transcript variant 2), which yields MESRMWPALLLSHLLPLWPLLLLPLPPPAQGSSSSPRTPPAPARPPCARGGPSAPRHVCVWERAPPPSRSPRVPRSRRQVLPGTAPPATPSGFEEGPPSSQYPWAIVWGPTVSREDGGDPNSANPGFLDYGFAAPHGLATPHPNSDSMRGDGDGLILGEAPATLRPFLFGGRGEGVDPQLYVTITISIIIVLVATGIIFKFCWDRSQKRRRPSGQQGALRQEESQQPLTDLSPAGVTVLGAFGDSPTPTPDHEEPRGGPRPGMPHPKGAPAFQLNR from the exons ATGGAGTCCAGGATGTG GCCTGCGCTGCTGCTgtcccacctcctccctctctggccACTGCTGTTGCTGCCCCTCCCACCGCCTGCTCAGGGCTCTTCATCCTCCCCTCGAACCCCACCAGCCCCAGCCCGCCCCCCGTGTGCCAGGGGAGGCCCCTCGGCCCCACGTCATGTGTGCGTGTGGGAGCGAGCACCTCCACCAAGCCGATCTCCTCGGGTCCCAAGATCACGTCGGCAAGTCCTGCCTGGCACTGCACCCCCAGCCACCCCATCAGGCTTTGAGGAGGGGCCGCCCTCATCCCAATACCCCTGGGCTATCGTGTGGGGTCCCACCGTGTCTCGAGAGGATGGAGGGGACCCCAACTCTGCCAATCCCGGATTTCTGGACTATGGTTTTGCAGCCCCTCATGGGCTCGCAACCCCACACCCCAACTCAGACTCCATGCGAGGTGATGGAGATGGGCTTATCCTTggagaggcacctgccaccctgcGGCCATTCCTGTTCGGGGGCCGTGGGGAAG GTGTGGACCCCCAGCTCTATGTCACAATTACCATCTCCATCATCATTGTTCTCGTGGCCACTGGCATCATCTTCAAGTTCTG CTGGGACCGCAGCCAGAAGCGACGCAGACCCTCAGGGCAGCAAGgtgccctgaggcaggaggagagccAGCAGCCACTGACAGACCTGTCCCCGGCTGGAGTCACTGTGCTGGGGGCCTTCGGGGACTCACCTACCCCCACCCCTGACCATGAGGAGCCCCGAGGGGGACCCCGGCCTGGGATGCCCCACCCCAAGGGGGCTCCAGCCTTCCAGTTGAACCGGTGA